AAAACTGCCTGCAGGTTGATCAACATAAAAGAATGCCAGCCTGTAAACATTCTCAGCACTACAATGAATTTCAAGTGCattctgaaaactttcttaGATGCATGTGACTATAATATTTCTGTTATGGCCACAAATGCTGTTGGAAGTGCACAAAGTCTAATTTACCTGCCATTTATCTCTATAAGTtcaggtatttttttcaaagtgctTCTTCATTAATTTAGGATAATTTTAGTATTGCTAATAATATCACAATCCCCATAATGATTTCAGTCATTAAACCTTCAACACCTagaatctgattgttaattgtcTCATCCAGCTCAGtgttacacatttcctggtaaattagttacaaaaatttggtgttagatcaagatgacagcTTCTgcctgataattttgagtaatctcattacctgtttgctggattaaatattttgataatttaacaaGACGTTACATGTTATTGTCACTGCTGGaaaattaaaaggttaatgTTTGTCTTTCAGTTACACCCAAGCCTCCTGAAAATTTTAGTGTTGAGCGCACAGATAAAGAGGGTGAATTACGTGTGCGTTGGAAAGCCAGACCAACTTGGGATCTAGCTGACCAAAATTATACAGTGCTCTATCATGCCAAAGGGGAGATTAAAAATAGGGTATGTTTAGGTAAACATTTTCTAACTAATTTTTCACACATCACCCattgtaaatgaaatgttactgACTAAGAGAACTGTCCTCAAAgctttaataaaattaaatgaacaaaTCCAATTTACATGTCAAGATAAAAAACTGCATCAGTAATTTGTGAAGAAAGAGAGGGGGGAGGAGAGGAGTGGGAGAAGTTATAGCTCAAGACAGATGAATgaaaattggcagaaagagtgggagaatggaaattggcagaaagagtgggagaatgaaaattggcagaaagagtgggagaatggaaattggcagaaagagtgggagaatgaAAATTGGCAGAGAGAGTGGGAGAATGGAATGAAAACTTGTGGTATCCTGGTCTGAGAAACCTATGTCGGTAgcataaaaaatgatttaaaaattgttttttatgtattgatttatttttcatgtttcaaaATGGCTATCACTGTTTTTATTGTATGCACAAGTCAAACTATTTATTCATTCAGGTggacatttatttctttaatcatCAGGGCCAATTTTATCATGATTACTAAATTAGTTaatgtcattattattaaattaagaGAATACCAAAGTAAtacacattttttaaatgtttgtttcatttcagacAAGCACTAGATCCAATAAAGAATTTACACTGCTTACTGGACTGAAAGACTTTACAGAGTATTATGTTTATGTTGTGGTCAGATTAGATGAATCAGCCTGGAGTGAAGCCATCGGGCCAAAAATTGTCAGGACAAAAGCAGGCTGTATGTCTTTTTAATAGTTGTTGCCCTTGTATCTATGTAGTCCAGGccataatttctcatttcttctaCAACCCACACTTGGTTACAGAAATGTTCCCTGTTATTTGCAAACTGTTGAGTCACCTTGCACATTGTCTAAATATGAATCATTTTCATGGGTGTATTTGCAATGGCATCCAATATGAGTAAgcaattcttgtttttcttgagaGTATAAAGTGCCATGtctctttaaccttttaagTGCCATGTACCTATCATTATGCTCATTCACTATTATTGCCCAAATGATTTACAAATTGTAGAATGTTTGCTCAAAACCTCATCAGTTGATTGCTGTAGACTtatttataaatattaaatGGTAATAAATTGACATGGTTTTCGACAAAACTAGTTTTGTTTAAATCACATATAGGCAATATTAGTGAGTCACCTTTAGTTAGTAAATGCAGATTTGGATTTAAAGAATTATATATGAGATGTTTACTTATACTTTTTTGGCTTTGGCAAGTGAAATCTCCCAGAACCTTATCATTATAAATTTAGTGAAAATAACAATTACATTGCTTTTATTTCAGCTTCATTTGTCACAATTGAACCAGGGAGCCCTGACAATTCATACTTTGTCTTAAGGGGCTCTGTATTTCTGTTAAACTGCACTGTAAGATCTGGATTTGGACAAACCCCTAATGTATCCTGGAAGCACAATGACAAATGGTTGTTTGATCGagcgaaaaaaattgatgattcAACAGTTCAGTTGCAATTATTGAATGCAAGTGCCCATGATAATGGAATTTACTGGTGTGGTCCAGTATCTGGTGATAAATCCCAAGGAGTAAATATCTCAGTCACTGTGGCAGGTAATAATctgttttaatttcactttgatATAATTTATACTTATTGAGAACTTTTTTTTGATATGATTTCAGTGCAGTTTATAGTAAGAATTATGGTCACTGTGTAAATACCAGAACTCCTCCAAATctcaaagaaagacaaaactaaacattgaatttaaagcCACATACATACATGGATAAATTACAAAggaagaatgttttaaaaaaaagcagtaaatggtttgaacccagagGTAACTGTTGATAAAGTATTCTGATCGTCTGAGTGAGAGTAATCTTGAAAAGGATCAATGTAATTAGCAATGGCAGACATTCCAACAAACTGAGATAAAGTAATCATTAGATCAGTTGAGTTCTTAAAATCAAAGTTTACCTCACAAGTGCTGGGTACTCACTGAACAGTGttaggtgaatttttttttttttggttattttgtttgaaatttattgaGACATTTAAGTTTGTAATAAGACACACTGTGTATCAAAAACACATTAAATACCTAATATTCCCTGGACTTTTATAAGCAAACTAGAAAtcttgtaggcttcaatttaaATGTACAAAAGGCTTTATTGCATTTAACTTCTTCAATTACCTCATGATTCTCCTTTTCAATTAGCTTTTATATTATAAAGTGTGATACTTTATCCCTTTGTCCCTAAAGTGATTAGAAACCAAGTTCTCCTCACAGTAACACCCTGAATCAAGCaatcaccaattaaagaagcttgtgattgttaaacaaattctcctcatcagcgCAATagatatatagagaacagtaataTGCATATGATGgtataaattagttatttaaAGCCAATTTCCGTGGAGACTCACACAGTCATATAAACTATTCTGACTTTTGCTTTCCAGATCCACCAAGTTCCCCACGGAATTTAAACCTCAAAATCTATGGTGTTTATCCATCTACGGATGTCTGGATACTGTGGTCATCTTCCAGCTATACTGGTGGTTTACCTGTGAACTACTCCATCAAATTGTGCAATGACAAACCTGACAACTCATGTCAGAAAACTGCCTGCAGGTTGATCAACATAAATGAATGCCAGCCTGTAAACATTTTCAGCACTACAATGAATTTCAAGTGCATTCTGAAAAGTTTCTCAGATGCCTGTGACTATAATATTTCTGTTATGGCCACAAATGCTGTTGGAAGTGCACAAAGTCTAATTTACCTGCCATATATCCTTTTTAGTtcaggtatttttttcaaagtgctTCTTCATTAATTTAGGATAATTTTAGTATTGCTAATAATATCACAATCCCCATAATGATTTCAGTCATTAAACCTTCAACTCCTagaatctgattgttaattgtcTCATCCAGCTCAGTGTTACACATTTCCGGgtgaattatttacaagaatttggtgttagatcaagatgacagcTTAATTCTGcctgataattttgagttatctcattacctgtttgctggattaaatattttgataatttaacaaGACGTTACATGTTATTGTCACTGCTGGaaaattaaaaggttaatgTTTGTCTTTCAGTTACACCCAAGCCTCCTGAAAATTTTAGTGTTGAGCGCACAGATAAAGAGGGTGAATTACGTGTGCGTTGGAAAGCCAGACCAACTTGGGATCTAGCCAACCAAAATTATGCAGTGCTCTATCATGCCAAAGGGGAGATTAAAAATAGGGTATGTTTAGGTAAACATTTTCTAACTAATTTTTCACACATCACCCattgtaaatgaaatgttactgACTAAGAGAACTGTCCTCAAAgctttaataaaattaaatgaacaaaTCCAATTTACATGTCAAGATAAAAAACTGCATCAGTAATTTGTGAAGAAAGAGAGGGGGGAGGAGAGGAGTGGGAGAAGTTATAGCTCAAGACAGATGAATgaaaattggcagaaagagtgggagaatggaaattggcagaaagagtgggagaatgataattggcagaaagagtgggagaatggaaattggcagaaagagtgggagaatgaAAATTGGTAGAGAGAGTGGGAGAATGGAATGAAAACTTGTGGTATCCTGGTCTGAGAAACCTATGTCGGTAgcataaaaaatgatttaaaaattgttttttatgtattgatttatttttcatgtttcaaaATGGCTATTCACTGTTTTTATTGTATGCACAAGTCaaactatttatttattcattcaggtggacatttatttctttaatcatCAGGGCCAATTTTATCATGATTACTAAATTAGTTaatgtcattattattaaattaagaGAATaccaaagtaatttttaaatttaatattaatacacattttttaaatgtttgtttcatttcagacAAGCACTAGATCCAATAAAGAATTTACACTGCTCACTGGACTGAAAGACTTTACAGAGTATTATGTTTATGTTGTGGTCAGATTTGATGAATCAGCCTGGAGTGAAGCCATCGGGCCAAAAATTGTCAGGACAAAAGCAGGCTGTATGTCTTTTTAATAGTTGTTGCCCTTGTATCTATGTAGTCCAGGccataatttctcatttcttctaCAACCCACACTTGGTTACAGAAATGTTCCCTGTTATTTGCAAACTGTTGAGTCACCTTGCACATTGTCTAAATATGAATCATTTTCATGGGTGTATTTGCAATGGCATCCAATATGAGTAAgcaattcttgtttttcttgagaGTATAAAGTGCCATGtctctttaaccttttaagTGCCATGTACCTATCATTATgctcatttttctcttttgccaTTGGTCACTctgacttttcttttctaagGACTTCCTTATCACCTTCTCCCTCTTGTCTTCCACCTTCTTGCACACATTgcctctttgtttctttcctcaTCAGCTTAATTGTCTCGTGGGACCTGTTTCTCAAGAGCAAGTTCTAGCACcctaaccagtccattttgtttctttagctgatagttttgtttgtatagttttcaaaacttttgaaactcCCATCtggaatgaaaacagaacagccATAGGGGCCATAAAGTACAAGGACCTTCGAGAAACAGGCCCCTGGCAGGTCACTTCCCTAAACTATACCCCCATTTACTGACCTTTTCTTGATCTTGCCTCCTTTCCCTTCACTCTAATTCCATCCTTTCCTTTTACAAtctatttctctctcttttccttCACTTCACTTTAACTCTCCTCCCTTCATCCTTTgctccaatttttttctgtcttgatTAACCCTCCCTCCAATCTCACAATCCTTTACCATATTCTTCCATTCCCCCCGCCCCTCTACAGCTGTAGATGACATCAATCATTTTGATTACAGATCCAGTCAATCTACCAAAGGTGATAAGAGATTATTCGATATCCTTTCCGGGCAATTCTGGTCTCAGGAATGTATCAGTGGAATGGGAGGTGGGTTTTAAACCTTAATTCTTGATAcctaaaatttctttttagaaCACATGTCTGGGTGTGTACACTTCAAACTGgacttttttcaatttgaaaattgttgatCATTGAGTCTGCTATACttcaatttgaaaatcaatCAGGCACAAAACTTGTGGTCTAAGGCTAAATAATCGTGGTAAACTCATAGTTTACAGgctttatatttttctctaatgATTGAGATAAtctgagtgttttttttctttcgggaaagggttttctgaaaaaaaattcaatatattGTCTGAAGTAAAGCAAGATTTAATGGGTTTTGTTTTATCTATCCACTGTGATTAGTCCAGAAAAATTATGCCATTTTCTTTACTATTCAGATGCAAAACTAGAAACCAATGGTGCCTTGGCTACACGCATTTCCAAGGCTTTTAAcactttaattgtttttattttgagttctgaTTTGCTCCTTGTGATTTTTTGTTCCATGATTGGGCAATTTAATTGTTATCACTGGtacttggttttggtttttaccaCACTCAGATGAGATGGGGCCCTCTTGGCTGCCtcatgaaataatttgtttgtttgttctttgctattatttatcattCGATCTCTTTGGGAAGGGGAGTGCTTCTCATAGTGATGTCTGGTAATAGAGATTTGATCTAATGCCACCATGATGATGACAAAAGGTAATTGTCTCTCAGCCGGCAGATACCTCATCATGGCGGGGCAATCCTGGTCAGTACGTGATTTCATGCGCATACCATGTTGGCCAGAGGGAAGTTAAAGGTTGTAGTTATACTACTGATGCCAAAGCAACCAACATTACTTTACCAAGATTGGAAAATGCGCACAGCTATGATGTCTTCATGATCATGCGTAATATGGAAGGAAAGTCCAGCACACGCAGATTGGTTTATGTCATTAAGAAAGTGCAAGGTGAGTGATGAAAAAGAGCAGAATGTCATGTGGGGCAAATGCAAATGAAGTGCAAAGCATGAATCTTCATTGCCACTTACCTCTTGATATGATCCTTCTTTGCATAAATGTGGTATTACCTGCCTGAGTGTGATTGTTATGAGTTCAATGTTTTGGCACTGGCGACTTTACTCAGGattattggtaaaaaaaaaaacaattgaaacaagTTTAATATCACAACAGCTACATAACATCCTGAATCCAACAACATGAATCACAATGAACCCTGGAATGTAGAAAAGTCAgcatatttaaccctttacaccgtaACTggatcattatgcatattctccattctgttttctatacattacctaagttctaacaaggagaatttgtaaaaccatcaagagcttctttagttgctgatcatttcctttattcttgtgacttaaacatttgtttcaggggtgatattgtaaggagacattagaaccttgtcactcttagggattaaagggttaaacctgaTGGGTGACAACCTTGAAAACTGTGAACCAAACAAAAGGAACctgaacaataaaataacaaaactacAGCTCAAAGGATTACAAatatgaaattaggagatcctcgcagctaagaacactactgaaacgagtagttgtaaataggacctgaaaaaaatttcaggcccgtacgggatttgaacccatgacctctgcgataccggtgcatatatctaaaatcttcattcacttggatgtttatttggacccaattcattgaccagctcccagttggcttgttagctcaattggtagagcgctgcaccggtatcgcagaggtcatgggttcgaatcccgtacgggcctgaaatttttttcaggtcctatttacaactactcgtttcagtagtgttcttagctgcgaggatctcctaatttcatctttccaccgcagtgcaaatatgtgaattttcatatatctaaaatctagattacaaatattttgctgaaaatacccacaataataattacctatgcctatcagaaaaaaaaagaaacttataataataatgaatgtTCTATAAGCACAAATACAATGACGAGAAATTAGAAGACAtgacaattactttttttcaagtttctagACACATCACCTCCTGTATATACAGTAACATTAACCTACACGCATGTGTTCTTAATATAATTGGGAAAACACAATCAGAAAACATTTGTAACTTTTCATGTTGTGAAAATACATCTTACCCAAAGTTTTGATCAGTGATTGTGATAATTTTCTATTATTGGTTTAGTTgtgtgaaagtttttttttttaaatagactCCTCAATCACTGCTCTCTCTTTTATTCCTCAGAGACCCAAACAACAACGAcccaagaaagaaaattaagtagCGCAGAAATTGCCGGGCTTACTATTTCAGTTCTCGTAGGATGTACGATAGCTGGAGTTGCTGTTTACTTTGTAAGGTATGAAGATGaatttctgttggtttttaGGGTGGAAGGAAGAGGGGGAAGACAGTAAGGGATGGCAGTGTGAGAGGGCAGGGAGCTCAGGAACCAATCAATCCACCATCCCTGGGGGgatggaagtttttttttgagggggtgGGTGAGGGGGAGGAGATCACACGGAATTTAAAGGAAACAGAGGGGacatcagtcgtcgccaacagagtatgaaGTGGGGGGTAGGATAGGTATAGAAAACTGACAActaattaactgccaatgatgAGGGTGtagatcataagaatattacagaaccTTAAGGAAGGATCACGTAAATCTTACcgtgacacaatcaaaatcctccAGAGAGGATGGAAGAGAAGTATTGGGAGTGAAGGATAAGGAAACAGATGCAGATATGGAGAAAGAAACTGACAAAGGTGTGTGATTTTGAGAAAGGAATAATGGGAAAAGAGACAGAGATGGAGAGGGAGAAATAGatgagaaggaaggaaggaagagagAAACGAAGGAATGGAAAGAAGAGAGCAAAAGAATAAGAAGGAATGTGAGAGCAAGGGATTGAGAGGGCGAGGGTAGAAGGGACTTGTTTAGAAGGAAGCTGAAATAGAAATGAGGGTAGGCTGTTTGGGACAATGAGAAAGTATTGGTAACAGCACAGTATTCCAAAATATTCCAGTAATTATCTCACAGGACTTTATCATTATCTTTACCcaacgccttttttttttttctaatggtAGAAAATGGGGACGCCGGCAAACACCTCTGATGCCCTTGAAGGACATTCAGCTAGAGGTAAGTATTTTTTAGAAGGTGGGGGAGGGTTTTCCTTTGGTGTCTACGTGTGGTTAATAGAGGCAGAATTGAATGGCCATATGAAAACATCCTTCAAGGTACAAAAATAGTCATAATAGCACTTTTTTCTTAGATGTTTAGTCGAAATATTTGCTCAAACGGTTCATACGTCTTGTTTGacttttttcgtttatttatgcGCTTATTGATATATTAATTTCTTCCTTATACTCATGAGAAGCACTTGCGGATTTGTAGAAGGAAGTTCGTTTTTACGTCGGAAAATTGTCTTCAATAGTTGCGTCGGTGTATTCGTTTCTGTTCACCAATAGCTTAGACCATGTGGATTTAGTTTCGGCGAAGTAGCGCGGTTTGCTCATTTCTTCCGCATACTTCTATGATAAAACCGTTGAGTTCCCACACAAGCGCGTTTAATATCGTGTTTTTGTAGCACAATTCCGCTCGAAAGCATTTGTCTTATTCACATTCGTTTTTGTGTCATGAGCTGGGACTGTCTGTGTTTCTAATTACAAACTAAGCAGTGTCAACTTCAATGATAGTCAGTGTTGATTATCAACAAGTCACTTTTGGatcctttttattttccagccgCCGCCGGTAGAGTATGACTACATCGCTGAAGCGGATAGCAAAGACGCTAATGGGGACTACAGTCAACTCTATGACAAGTAGTATTGGTGTGATTGATATCGGGTGACTGTCACACGCGAATAAGTGTTTTCAAATAATAACTGTTGATCCTTTCTCTCCCAAAATAGGATTCCTAATGCTCAGTTGGatataaagagttaaaaaaaataccagaagACTGGTTAGCAGAGGTGACTGGTTAATAAAAATGACTGACAAGGATTAGTGGACGAGCAATCCCTGCTTTTAGGCGAACTCTGGGTCCGTCAGTGGAAAACAAATTGATGTCAGTGCGCCGCGCGGAACTCTGGGAGTCAGACGCCCTAGcatccatttttttcctctaattgTGTTTTATCCGCACGACGAACTTCTCCGAAATGCAGGG
This region of Pocillopora verrucosa isolate sample1 chromosome 3, ASM3666991v2, whole genome shotgun sequence genomic DNA includes:
- the LOC131786803 gene encoding uncharacterized protein — encoded protein: MNSYSLLPFYSILFSLLSSTYVSSLGNHSRASFVTIEPGSPDNSYFVLRGSVFLLNCTVRSGFGQTPNVSWKHNDKWLFDRVKKIDDSTVQLQLLNASAHDNGIYWCGPVSGDKSQGVNISVTVADPPSSPRNLNLKIYGVYPFTDVWILWSSSSYTGGLPVNYSIKLCNDKPDNSCQKTACRLINIKECQPVNILSTTMNFKCILKTFLDACDYNISVMATNAVGSAQSLIYLPFISISSVTPKPPENFSVERTDKEGELRVRWKARPTWDLADQNYTVLYHAKGEIKNRTSTRSNKEFTLLTGLKDFTEYYVYVVVRLDESAWSEAIGPKIVRTKAGSSFVTIEPGSPDNSYFVLRGSVFLLNCTVRSGFGQTPNVSWKHNDKWLFDRAKKIDDSTVQLQLLNASAHDNGIYWCGPVSGDKSQGVNISVTVADPPSSPRNLNLKIYGVYPSTDVWILWSSSSYTGGLPVNYSIKLCNDKPDNSCQKTACRLININECQPVNIFSTTMNFKCILKSFSDACDYNISVMATNAVGSAQSLIYLPYILFSSVTPKPPENFSVERTDKEGELRVRWKARPTWDLANQNYAVLYHAKGEIKNRTSTRSNKEFTLLTGLKDFTEYYVYVVVRFDESAWSEAIGPKIVRTKAGYPVNLPKVIRDYSISFPGNSGLRNVSVEWEPADTSSWRGNPGQYVISCAYHVGQREVKGCSYTTDAKATNITLPRLENAHSYDVFMIMRNMEGKSSTRRLVYVIKKVQETQTTTTQERKLSSAEIAGLTISVLVGCTIAGVAVYFVRKWGRRQTPLMPLKDIQLEPPPVEYDYIAEADSKDANGDYSQLYDK